In the Ornithinimicrobium pratense genome, ACTGAGCCCCTTCCGCCCGCACCAAGGCACGGGCCACGGCCACGGCCAGACCCAGCAGGGCACGCTGTGCCACCAGGTGTCGGCGAGGCGCTGCTGGGCCGGTGGGTCGCGGCTCAGCGGGCCAGGATGGATGATCCGCCTGGTGCGCGGGATCCGACGAGGGCGCCGAGCTGGAGCGGCTGCGGACTGAGACTCCTCTGCTGCAGATCGGCAGTGGGTTCCAAGAAGGCAGCGGCAGAACGTCGCAGGTAGTGAGGGTCAGCGGGGGTTTGGGCACCACGGTGAAGAACAGGTTGAGGTCGTACACCTGCGCGATCCGTGTTCGATCGGACACGAGCCTCGGTGAATTCCAAGTACTCATCAACCAGTCATTCGCCCAGCGGGGGCGCCGGCCTGCGCGCGGGCGGCGACCTCGTGTCACCGACAGACGGTTGCCAGGTTATGCGGCACACCAAGACCCGCGATATCTGTGGGCCGGCTGGCAGGAGCCCAGTTCGGCCGTGGCGCCGCTCTTCACCTTTCCGCTTGAGGGTCAGCGAGATGCGGCATACGGGGGGCGCGAGACCTGGGCGGCGAGGTAGCGCTCGCGGAGCGGAGCGTCGGCCGCGAGCGCGACGACCGTGAGAGCCATGGCCTTCGCGGAGTCGACCGCAGCGTCGACCGCCTCCGACGTGGACGCCGCGGCGGCGAACTCGGCCGTATGCAGTGACGCGTCGGTGCCGCGGATGCTGACAGTGGGATGCAGACTCGGGACATATCTCGAGACGTTGCCCATGTCTGTCGAGCCGCCAGGCACGGGCTGGTCGGCAGGGTCGAGCGGTCGACCAATCTGGGCCATCGCCTCGGCGAAAAGGAGCGTGAGACCGGCATCCTGCTCTACCTGCTCGTACAGCGGTTCTGTCTCGGTGATCTCGACCGTGCAGCCGGTCGCGATCGCCGCGCCTTGGAAGCAGTCGCGTACGCGCGCCTCCACCGCCGCTTCAGCCTCGACGTCGGGGCCGCGCACCTCGAAGTCGACCACGGAGAGTGCGGGGATGATGTTCGTCGCGACGCCGGCCTCGCGGATGAACGCGCTCAGGCGCATCCCGTCGGGGACCTGCTGGCGCAGCATCCCGATCGCGACGAGCGAGAGCGCAGCAGCGTCGCCGGCGTTGACGCCCTTCTCGGGGGCGGCGGCGGCGTGCGACGCACGACCGCGGAATGTCGCACGCAGGCGATGCACTGCACTGCGGTCAACTCGGTCGGGCCAGCGGTCGGGGCCGCTGGAGGGGTGGACCATGAGCGACACGGTTGCCGTATCCCAGGCGCCGCGCTCAAGCATCAACTGCTTGCCCGCGCCGTGCTCCTCGGCGGGCGTTCCAAGCAGCACCACACGAACGCCCAGCATGTCGGCGAGCGGCGCAAGCGCGATCATGGCGCCCAGGGCGCCAGCTGCGATGACGTTGTGCGCGCACGCGTGCCCGATCTCGGGCAGTGCGTCGTACTCGGCGCACAGCACGACCTCGAACGGCCCCGATCCGGCGACCGCGCGGAAGGCGGTCGACAGATCGTGCACACCCGTCTCGACCGCGACCCCCTGCCCCTCCAGCACTGCTGACAACCGGGCGACGGCGCGGTGCTCGGCGAACGAGAGCTCAGGGTCGGCGTGCAGCGCATGTACGACCTCCGCCAGAAGCGGGCGCACGGCATCGACGGCTTGGAGCACGAGTGCGCGCGGAGTGCCAGTCATGAGAACTCGCCCGGGAAGTGGCATTCGGCAGAGTGGGTCGCTTTCAGGTCGATACGCGGCGGGGGGACTTCGGCGCAGATGTCGCGGGCGATCGGGCAGCGCGTCCGGAACCGGCAGCCGCTCGGCAGGTCGGTCGCACTTGGCGGGTCACCGGCGAGCACGACGCGCTCGCGGAGAGCATCGGCGGTGCCGGCCTCGGGCGAGGCAGAGATGAGAGCAGTCGTGTACGGATGCAGGGGATTGGCGAACAGCGCGTCAGTTGGGCCGATCTCGACGATACGTCCGAGATACATGACAGCGACCCGTTGTGCGACCTGGCGGACGATCGGCAGGCCGTGCCCGATGAAGAGGTAGGTGAGCGACAGACGCTCGCGCAGCTCGACCAGCAAGTTCGAGATCTGCGCCTGCACCGACACGTCGAGGGCGGAGACCGGCTCGTCCGCGAGGATGAAGGCCGGGTTCACCGCGATCGCCCGGGCGATGCCGATGCGCTGCCGCTGACCTCCGGACAGCGACTTCCCGCCCGAATCAGCCCGAGCGGGGTCGAGACCCACGAGCTCGAGCAGCTCGGCGACGCGTTCTCTGCGTGCGCGACCGCGCAGGCCCTCGAACACGGCGAGCGGTTCACCTATGACCTCGCCCACCGTCATCCGCGGGTCGATCGAGCCCACGGGATCCTGAAAGACGACCTGCATGTTGCGCCGGAGCGGGCGCAGGCGGCGGTCGGGCAGATGAGTGATGTCCTGGCCGTCAAAACGCACGGTCCCCTCGGTGACCTCGAGCAGGCGCACGGCGAGTCGCCCGAGGGTTGACTTGCCCGATCCGGACTCGCCGACCAGTCCGACCGTCTCACCACGGGCGATGTCGAGCGACACATCGTCGACGGCACGGAGCGTCGCGTGCCGGGTGCGCAGCGCCTTGGTCTGCGAGATGCGGTAGTGCTTCGACACCGACCGCAAGCTCACGAGCGCATCTGACGACCCGGGCACGGCGGAGGCGGTGCGGGCGTCGAGGCTCATGAGGTGCTCCAGTCCTGGAGGTGACGTTCCTGTCCGGGGTGCCAACACGCAGTGTCGCGGCCGGCGACCGGCGCCAACGGCGGGTCGAGTTCGGCGCACTTCGCGGTGGCCATTGGACATCGTGGATGAAAGGCGCAGCCACTGGGCAACTGCGAGGGGTGCGGCACCGCCCCGCCGATGGTGGGAAGGATGGTGCGGCGTTCGCCCGCGAGGCTCGGGATGCACGCGAGCAGCCCACGTGTATACGGGTGCTGGCCACTGTCGAAGATCTCCGGGGGGGTGCCGTACTCGACCACGCGCCCGGCGTACATGACCGCGATGCGGTCGGCGAGGCGCGCCGCGACACCCATGTCATGGGTGACTAGGAGCATCGACATGTCGCGCTCTCGGCGCACGTGCTCGACGAGGTCAAGGATCTGCGCCTGGATGGTGACATCGAGCGCCGTCGTCGGCTCATCGGCGATCAGGAGGCGGGGCTTTCCGGCCAGGCCCATCGCGATCATGACGCGCTGGCACATGCCACCCGACAGCTGGAACGGATAGCTGCGCAGTACCCGGTCGCCGTCGCGGATGCCCACGTCGGCGAGCAGTCGTTCCATGTGCGGGCGCATGCCGCCCTCGACCTTGGCGCCAGCACGCACGAGCGACTCACGCAGCTGCGACTCGACGGTGTAGACGGGGTCTAGGGAGCTCATCGGCTCCTGGAAGATCATCGACATCTCGGTGCCGCGGAGGGCCCGGAAGCGGTTCTCCGGCATACCGATAAGTTCCTGGCCGTCGTAGCGAAGCGAGCCCGAGACGCTCATCGCGCGATCGCGCTGGGTGAGCCCCATGATCGTGCGTGCCAGCACCGACTTGCCCGAGCCCGACTCCCCGACAAGGCACACGATCTCGCCCGCGCCGATGGCGAGTGATCCTTCGCGCACGAGCGCGATGGAGCGGCCGTTCTTGCGCACCTCGACGCGCACGCCGTCGAGCTCGAGGAGAGGTGTGGTGCTCATTCGGTGTCCAGACGGTCGCGAAGCCAGTCGCCGAGAATGCTCAGCGCGATGACGGTCAGAGTGAGGATGACGCCGGAGATGGTGGTGATCCACCACGCGACGTTGAGGAAGGGCTGGCCGCGGGCGATCGTCGTCCCCCAGTCGGGGATGCCGCTCGAGGCTCCGGCGCCGAGGAAACTCAGAGCCGCGGCGGCCACGATCGACGAGCCGATCTCGATCGTGGCTAGCACGATGATGGGCGCCAGCGAGTTGGGCAGGATATGGGTGCGGAGAATCCTGCCGTGCGAGAGCCCAGTGGCGCGAGCCGCCTCGATGAACAGCCGGGACCTCACCGAAATCACCTGGCTGCGCATGACCCGCGCGAACGACGGAATGTTCCCGACGCCGACTGCGATAATGATGTTCCGCACGCTGGGCCCGAGTGCGGCGGCGATCACGAGGGCCAGCAGGATGCCGGGGAAACACATCAGGATGTCGATGAGCCGACCGATCACCATGTCGAGGCGGCCGCCCCAGTAGCCGGCGATCATGCCGATGCTGCCCCCGATGATAAGAGAGAGCACCGTAGCCGCGAGCCCGATGAAGATCGAGATACGGGCGCCGTGCACGAGCAGTTCGAAGACGCTGCGGCCGAACTGGTCGGTGCCGAGCAGGGTGGCTCCCGGCGCCTGAAGGATCCGGTCGGGCTGGATTTGCAGCGGGTCGCCCGGTGCGATGACGTTCGGGACGAGAACGCAGGCAAGGATCGCGACAAGCCACGCCACGGCGAGGATGAGCACGACGCGTGCCGCAGAGGCGCCGCGAAACAGCGAGCGGCGTCCCGCGTCCGCGGTAGTGAGGTTCTCGGCAAGGACGGTCATAGTTCCTCCGTGCTCACCGTCGGGCCCCGACCACGGCGCTCCGCACGCGCGGGTCGATGTAGGCATAGGAGAGGTCGACGACGATGTTGATGACGATGTAGATCACGGCGATCACGAGCACTACGCCTTGGATCACCGGGAAGTCGTTGTTGGCGACCGCCTGCACGAGCACCTGCCCCAGCCCGCGCCGGGCGAAGACTGTCTCGACGATGACCGCGCCAGCTATCAGTGCGCCGAGCTGGAGGCCCAGCACCGTGACCGCGGGGATGACCGCGTTGCGCAGCACGTGCTTGACCATGACCACCCGGGGGCGCAGGCCCTTCGCGTAGAGCGCCAGCACGAAGCTGTCATCCATCGTCTCGATCAGGCTGTTGCGCACCACGCGGGCGATGACGCCCGATGCGGACAGACCCAGGGTGATCGCGGGCAGGATAAGGAACTTCAGGCCGTCCGTTCCGGTCGCCGGCAGTAGTCGCAGCCCGAACGCGAAGATGACGATGAACACCAGCCCCAGCCAAAAGTTCGGCATGGCGGTGAACACGAGGCTCAGCACGCGGATGAGGGTGTCGGGCCAGCGGTCGCGCTGGATAGCCGCGAGTGCTCCGAGACTGATCCCCACGACGGCGGAGACGAGCGCCGCCGCCGACGCGAGGATGAGCGTGGGAGCGATCTGGCTGGCGATCATGCTCCCGACGGTCTGACGCGTGACGTACGACGTACCGAGGTCGCCGGTGAAGATCGACCCGAGGAAGTGCAGGTACTGGATGAAGGGCGGGTCGTCGAGGCCGAACTGCTCGCGCAGTGCGTCGGCGACCTCGTCACTGCCCTGGGACACGCCGATGAGGACCGAGACCGGGTCACCCGGCAGGAGCCGAAGCGCTACGAACAGAATGACCGTGACGCCCAGCAGGGTGGGGATCGCCGCAAGCAGGCGGCGCACGACATAGCGGGGCATCACGGTCTCCAGTGGCGGTGTTGGTCCTCGAGCGGATCAGCTCGAGGGCAGTTGCACGTCGTACAGCATCGGGTAGCCGATGCTGAAGGACAAACCCGTGATGCCGGCCTTGCTGGCGATGGTGTAGACGGGCACGTACATCCCGATCGTGTAGGCGTTCTCGATCACAATGTCCTGCACCTCTTCATAGATTGCGGCACGGGCGTCTGCGTCGGTCTCGGTGCGGCCCTCGGCCAGGAGTGCGTCCAACTCGGAGTCCTCAATGTGACTGAGGTTGAACGTCGCCTGCTCGGGCGTGGGGATGTTCGAGCTGAGAAGGGTGTTCGCCAGCACGTTCGGGTCCGCATTGCTATAGCTGAGCGTCGCCAGCGCGTAGTTGCTGTTCTGGCGGTCCGCCTGCAGCGGCGCGTTCGCCTGGAACGCGAGGTCGACCTCGATGCCGACGTCGGCGAGGTTGGCCGCGATGAACGAGCCGTAGTCCTGCTTCTTCTGCACGCTCGGGTCCGACTCGATGTAGCGCAGGACCAGACGCTCGCCGTTCTTCTCGCGGATGCCGTCAGCTCCTTCGATCCAGCCGGCCTCCTCGAGCAGCTCGGCCGCGAGCTCGGGGTCGTACTCATACGCGCCCTCAGCCGAGTCGGAGTAACCCGGGGTCACCGGGGTCAGCAGGCCCCACGCGTAGTCGTACGCGCCGAAGTACAGAGACTGCACGGCGGTCTCCCAATCGACGGCCGCGCGGATGGCCTTGCGCACGTTGACGTCGTCCAGACCGGGCTGAGACTGGTTGAGGAACAGTTGCGCGGTGGTGCCGGGCTGTGGCTCGCTCAGCAGGTCGAGCGTGGTGTCGGCGTCGACCGCGGTGAACTCGGTTTCCGGCACCACACCGATCATGTCGACCTCACCCGCGCGAAGCGACCCGATGCGCACGGTGGCGTCGGGGATGATCTGGAAGACCAGCTTGTCAAGGTAGGCGGGGCCTTGGTGGGCAGCGGTTGCCGGACCCCACTGGTAGTCCTCGTTGCGCACCATCGTGACTCGGTCGTTCGGGGTGTAGGACTCAACGACGAACGGACCCGACCCGACGGGCGCCTGCGCGAACTCGGCCGCGCCCATGGTCTCCACCGCGGCGGGCGAGGCGATGCCGAGGAACGTCGACGAGGCATAGTTGAGGAACGGCACGAACGGCTCGGTGAGCGAGATCGTCGCCGTGAACTCCTCGGTGGCCTCGCACCCGGCGTACGGGCCGAGCATTGGCTTAGCCCCGAGCGACCCGTTGGCCGGGTCGGCGATGCGATCGAAGTTGAAGCACACGGCCTCCGCGTTCAACGGAGTGTCGTCACTGAACATGACGTCGTCGCGAAGAGTGAAGACGTACTGCTCACCATCGTCCGACACCTCCCACTCCTCCGCTAGCCAGGGCTGGACGGCGCCATCGGCGTCGAGCGAGACGAGCGAGTCGACGACCTGGCGCAGGACGCGACCTTCCTGCGCCGCGCCAGCCAGGTTTGGGTCGAGCGAGTTCAGCGGGGTGTCGAGCGCGTAAGTGAGGGTGCCGCCTTCGGCGGGCCCGGCGGTCGAGCCACCGTCTCCTGGCGCGCTGCATCCGGTGATGGTCGCAGCCGTGACCATGAAGGCCGCGGCGCCGAGGGACCGGCGGGAAGGTGTGATCACGGATGCTCCTAATGAGTCGGGAAGGGGTCGGGCGCGGCGAGCGCGGCTCGGGTGCTCGCTCACGCTAAGGGATCGATTCATCCGATGACTATCCGATCCGACGGACCGAAACCAAATCGTGACCTTCGGGCGACAACCCCGCACCATGCGGACGTTCCGAGGTACCGCGCCTGAGGCTCGCGCATCGAGAGCACCACCCAACGGTCCTCGTTGAGGACAGAGATCCGATGACTGATCCGATTTGAGTTCCTGCGCGTCGCGCAGAAGGACGACAGCTTCGGTGTGGGGTGCACCGCGGCCCCTCGGCGGAGGACATCGCCTCCGGGTAGGTCTCGTATCCACCCGCGCTCGGGCGGGCGCGGGTGGATGGCGGTGGCGTCATCGACCATCACGCCACCGCCCTTGGGTCGTCGGATGTTACGGGGCGTCGCGCGCGGACGCCCCGTGTCACATCGGAAGGGTAGACAGCGGTTTCGATGGAGCGATCCTTGCATCCCCATGCACCGGAGGCAACCAGACGACACGCTGCCCGCGACCGATACGTAGATCAAAGTCGCTGCTATTAGTCATATTGATCATTTTCCTCCTCCTTTGTGGCAAGTTTTTGACTGGACGTGACGAAGCTGCCCGCTCGTGGCCCACTTCGACCGTTTCCTCCTGCGTGCTCGGACTCTCGGGCGGGTTGCCCGATTGGTCGGATCACTTATGGTGGCGGACACACCCACCGATCGAAGGACGAAAGTTGATGCCCACCGCACGTGCCACCGCCGACTGGTTCACCGACAACCGCCTGGGCCTCTTCGTGCACTGGGGGATCTACGCCATCCCCGCGCGCCATGAATGGGTCATGAACCGGGAGGAGATCGACCCAGCCACGTACGCGAGGTATGCCGAGTTCTTCGACCCCGACCTGTACGACCCGCGTGCGTGGGCCCGCGCGGCGAAGGCCGCCGGCATGACCTATGCGGTCATCACGACCAAGCATCACGACGGCTTCTGCATGTGGGACACGGCGACTACCGACTACAAGGTCACGAACACGCCCTACGGCAGCGACACCCTGCGCGAGTTCGTTGACGCCTTCCGCGCCGAGGGCCTGCGGATCGGGTTCTACTTCTCTCTGCTGGACTGGACGCACGAGCACTTCCCGATCGATGCGCTGCACCCCCTGCGCAACCACCCCGACCGTGACGCCATCAACGCCACACGCGACATGGCGCAGTACCGCACGGTGATGCACGAGCAGGTGCGCGAGATCCTGACGGGTTACGGCGAGATCGACATCCTTTTCTTCGACTACTCGTACGACAACCGCGAGCACGAGGGGATCTGGAATGGGAAGGGCGCTGCCGACTGGGGCTCGCCCGAACTGCTGGCGATGGTGCATGAGCTGCAACCCGGCATCATCGTCAATGACCGTGCTGGCCTTCCGGGCGCCTTCGTCACCCCCGAGGAGTACCAGCCGAGCGCCCCGGTGCAGGTGGACGGCAAGGAGGTGCCGTGGATCGGTTGCCAGACGATGGACGGCAGCTGGGGTTACTTCCGTGAGAAGCCTCGTCCCAAATCGCCCGATATTGTGTTGAACCTGCTCATCGACAGCGTCGCCAAGGGCGGTGGCCTTCTGCTCAACGTCGGGCCCACGGCACGGGGCGAGCTCGACGACCTCGCCTCCGGTGTGCTGGCCGGCCTGGCTAAGTGGATGAGGTACAACCGCCGTTCGATCGTAGGCGCCGGTGCCACGTCACTGACCGCACCGCCGGACGCGCGCTACACGCGGCGGGGCGACCGCCTCTACCTGCATCTGTTGTCGTGGCCGTACGCGCACGTGCACCTCGCGGGGCTCGCCGGCAAGGTACGCCACGTGTGTTTCCTCCACGACGGAGCTGAGGTGCGCACCGCCGTCTTCAAGCCCGGGGCCGCAGCCGTGCATACCAAGCAGGGCGGTCAGCCTGAGGGCACCCTCACGCTGAAGCTCCCCGTGGGCCGGCCCGGCGATACGGTGCCGGTGATCGAGATTCTCCTGACCCCCGAAGCCTCCGCTGAGCTCACATAAGTCGTTAGGATCACTCCGCGCGCCCGACGCACACGAGGAGGCGACCGTGGCCGACGAGCGGCTGGATGACATCGACGTGCGAATTCTGCGCGTGCTCAGCGCGCACCCGCGCGCGAGCGTCACTCGCATTGCCGAACTGGCGCGCCTCGCGCGCGGTACGGTCAACACGCGGCTCGCGCGGATGGAGTCCATCCTGAGCCCGTACGAGCGACGGGTGCCCCCGGCCTCCCTCGGCCTCACCCTCACCGCCTTCGTGCAAGTGCAGGCCGTGGCGCTGATCGGCGACGAGCTGGCGACCGGGCTCGCCGACATCCCTGAGGTGATCGAGGCCTTCGGCACGTCGGGTGACTGGAGCGTTCTCGTGCGGATCGCGGCCCACGACGCCGCCGACCTGTACCGCGTGAATGAGCGCATTCAGGCCATCGCGGGGGTCGAGCGCACCGCGCTCACCCTGGCGATGCGTGCGCTCGTCGCGCCGCGGATGGCTCCCCTGCTCGACGGCTACGCCGCGGACTGACTCACGCGCCGCCAGAGCGCGCCCAGTCTAGGAGCGACGGTACGACCCGGTCGACGAACTGGTCGACGTGGGAAGTGCTCGTGTATGCGTGCGGGGCAACACGCAGGTACCCACGGCCGCCGAACGAGGTAGGTGCCGTGGCGGAGCGATGCTCGGCCTTCAGCCGGTCACGCACGTGGTGGGCCGAGGCAGGGGTCGTTGCCAGCGGGCCGGGCAGGCGCACAAGGCGGATCTGATCGACCGGCATCCCGACGGGAACGTGATGGTCCTCCCCGGTCACCGCGGCGAAGGCGTCTGCGATGCGTTGGACGGCGTACGCCGCCATCGCGCCCGCGTGCGCTCGCACCGCAGGCCATCCCCACGTCTCGCTGATGAAATCGACCGCGCGCACCGCTGCGAGCGGGGCAGTCCCGTCGACGGTGCCCTGGTGGTCGAAGCGTTCGGGAAACCCCAGGGAGGCCCCCCATGAGTCGATCACTGGATGCAGGTCGTCGCGCAGGTCGCTCGTGGGCACCACGACGGCGGTGCCGCGGGGCGCACAGGCGAACTTGTGTAAGTTGCCGACCCAGGTCACCTTGGCCTCGGGCACCGGTCGCCCGATCAGACCCGGCGCGTGGGCACCGTCGACGAGCACGCGGATGCCGCGTTCCGCAGCCGCGCACGCGACCCGCTCGACCGGGAGCCGCCGCGCGGTCGGCGACGTGATCTGGTCGATCAGCACAAGGCGCGTGCGAGGCGAGAAGGTGGAGATGATCCGCTCGGCGGCCTCGTGCTCATCTGCGTCCAGCGGCACCGCGGCGGTGACAACCTTGCCGCCCCAGTGGCGCGCGAGTCGTTCGGCACCCATCGTGACGGCGCCGTAGCCGTGATCGGTCACGACGATTTCGCCCCCAGGCTCGTGCGGAAGCGAGCCGAAGACCGCACTCGCGCCGGCGCTGGCGTTCGGGACGAAGGCGAACCCCTCGGCCTCCAGTCCGAGGAACGGCGCGAGCTCGGCCCGGGCGGCGGCCATCCGCGCCGGCAGCGTGATGAACCAGCCGACCGGGTCGGCTTCCATCTCGTCCCGCAGGCCTTGCTGCGCGGCGAGCGCGATACGGGGCACCGCGCCGTACGAGCCGTGGTTCAGGTGAAGGATGCCGGGGTCGAGAGGCCATGCGTCGAAACCGGTACCCGCTGGCCCGAGGGGTCGAGGCGTCGTGCCGCCGGATGTGGTGCGGGCGGTCAAACTCACGCCGAAGCGTTCGCGCTGAGCCTGCGCATGGCGCCGAGCGTGAGCGTGGTGAGGATTGTCGCCTGGTCGGGCAGCACGCTGTCGTCGAACCGCACCCGGTCGGAGTGGTTGTTCGGCGCGGTGGCGGGGTCAAGCTCGGGCGGGCAGGCGCCGAGCATGAGCAGGGCCCCGGGGATCCTCTGCAGGACGTATGAGAAGTCCTCAGACCCGGACCAGGGGTTCGCGGCCCGCTCGACGCGCTCCTCGCCGAACAGCTCGCGCAGGTCTGCGATCGCCGTCGACGCCGCGACGTCGTCGTTCATCGTGACGGGGCAGCTGAGGTGCCAGTCGAGTTCCGTCGTGCAGCCGTAGGCCCCGGCGATACCGTGCACGAGGCGCGGCACTTCCTCGTGCAGCTGCGCGAGCGAGGCGTCGGAGAACGTGCGCACGGAGATACCAAGGTGGGCACTTGAGGGTATCGCGTTCAGCGGGCCCTCGGTCTGGAACTGCCCGACGTTCATCACCACCGGGTCGAAGATGTTGATGCGTCGCGTGATGTAGTTCTGCAGCGCAAGAGTGATCTCAGCGCCTACCGAGATAGGGTCGGTCGCCATGTGCGGGCGCGATCCGTGCCCACCCTGGCCGTTGATGCGGATGCGAAGGTCGGTAACGCTGGCCATCATGGCGCCCTCTCGCGTGGTGATGACGCCGCGCTTGTCGGTATTGACGTGCACGGCGAACGCGGCATCGGGCAGGCGCCCGGCGGCCTCGAGCGAGCCCTCCGCAACCATGATCTTCGCCCCGCCCGGGTCCTCCTCACCCGGCTGGAACATCAGCACGACCGTGCCCGGCAGTGGGCCGAGTTCTGCAAGGGTCCGGCCAGCGCCGACGAGGCCGGCGACATGGAGGTCGTGGCCGCAGGCATGCATAAGGTCGTTCGTTGACGAGAACTCCTCGCCCGAGTGTTCCTGGATGGGCAGGGCATCCATGTCGCCGCGGAGCAGCACCATCGGCCCCTCGAGGTCACCGGGCAGCACGGCCATGATGGAGTCAAGGCTCTCGCCGAAGTGCAACTCATAGGGCAGACCCGCGAGGCCGTCGAGGATAGCCTGCCGCGTGCGCGGGAGACGGAGGCGCCGCTCGGGATGGCGGTGCAGATCGCGACGCAGGGCCATCATCTCTTCGGCCCGAGCGTGGTTCGCGGTGGCGGCGCTCGAGATGGCGGCGGAATAGTCGAATGTCGACACTTTATGCTCCTGTGCTCCGCGCGATGAACTGCGCGCATCTGTGTGGGACTAGCAGTGGGTGATCTTCGCCATGGCGAAGGTCCAGCGGTGACGGCTCAGAACCTGCTCCGCGAGGCGCGCGTATGGACAGATGACTCGCGCGCGCGCCTGCGCTTTCACCAGCTTCATTCAGGGATTTCCACACCAACGAGCCGATCCCGAGCAAGGGCATGGCGGCGAAGGCCGAGCGCAGGATCGGGGAAACGCGCGGTGGGCGAACGTGATGCCCGAGTACATCCTCCTGATCACGCAGCGCGTCATGCGTTGTCCGACGGGTGGGCGGCCAGGATCACTCTTGTGGGCGCAGACGCAGCCCTGACATGCCGCCGTCGACCTCGATGACCGTGCCGACGGTCGAGGCGGCACGAGGGCTAGCTAGGTAGGCCACGGCGTCGGCGACCTCGTCGGCCTCGACCAGCCGGCCGTGCGGCTGACGAGCGTCGAGGGCCGTGCGCTCGGCCGCTGGATCGTCGGCGGTATCGAGCAGGCGCTGAACCCACGGGGTGGC is a window encoding:
- a CDS encoding M20 metallopeptidase family protein, with amino-acid sequence MSTFDYSAAISSAATANHARAEEMMALRRDLHRHPERRLRLPRTRQAILDGLAGLPYELHFGESLDSIMAVLPGDLEGPMVLLRGDMDALPIQEHSGEEFSSTNDLMHACGHDLHVAGLVGAGRTLAELGPLPGTVVLMFQPGEEDPGGAKIMVAEGSLEAAGRLPDAAFAVHVNTDKRGVITTREGAMMASVTDLRIRINGQGGHGSRPHMATDPISVGAEITLALQNYITRRINIFDPVVMNVGQFQTEGPLNAIPSSAHLGISVRTFSDASLAQLHEEVPRLVHGIAGAYGCTTELDWHLSCPVTMNDDVAASTAIADLRELFGEERVERAANPWSGSEDFSYVLQRIPGALLMLGACPPELDPATAPNNHSDRVRFDDSVLPDQATILTTLTLGAMRRLSANASA
- a CDS encoding aminotransferase class V-fold PLP-dependent enzyme, whose product is MSLTARTTSGGTTPRPLGPAGTGFDAWPLDPGILHLNHGSYGAVPRIALAAQQGLRDEMEADPVGWFITLPARMAAARAELAPFLGLEAEGFAFVPNASAGASAVFGSLPHEPGGEIVVTDHGYGAVTMGAERLARHWGGKVVTAAVPLDADEHEAAERIISTFSPRTRLVLIDQITSPTARRLPVERVACAAAERGIRVLVDGAHAPGLIGRPVPEAKVTWVGNLHKFACAPRGTAVVVPTSDLRDDLHPVIDSWGASLGFPERFDHQGTVDGTAPLAAVRAVDFISETWGWPAVRAHAGAMAAYAVQRIADAFAAVTGEDHHVPVGMPVDQIRLVRLPGPLATTPASAHHVRDRLKAEHRSATAPTSFGGRGYLRVAPHAYTSTSHVDQFVDRVVPSLLDWARSGGA